The Pyrococcus horikoshii OT3 genome includes a window with the following:
- the trm14 gene encoding tRNA (guanine(6)-N2)-methyltransferase produces the protein MRLLLTTAQGIEDIAKKEIMELLKENTVTIQEKPFNVEGRLLVEVKETFYTDEKGRKRPFEFATYLNEKSKTLHRVIIEIASHEFKGITEENPEKALKRIEEFTVNIPVERFIKVTESFAVRAFRKGEHTITSVDIARVVGKAIFDRLSRIGSPIVNLDHPSTIVRAELINEAFFLGIDTTGDHSLHRRPWRVYDHPAHLKASIANALIELAEVEDGASFIDPFCGSGTIPIELALRGYQGRIICLEKFAKHLNGAKMNALAAGVFDKIEFIKGDARRLSKYVDEVDFAVSNLPYGLKIGRKSMIPSLYERFFDELSKVLQKRGVFITTEKEAIEKAIEEVGFKITHYRIIGHGGLRVHTYVIS, from the coding sequence ATGAGGCTACTTCTAACAACGGCCCAAGGAATTGAGGATATAGCAAAAAAAGAAATTATGGAACTACTTAAAGAGAATACAGTAACGATACAGGAAAAACCTTTTAACGTGGAAGGTAGGCTTTTAGTTGAGGTTAAAGAAACCTTTTATACGGATGAAAAAGGAAGAAAAAGGCCCTTCGAGTTTGCTACATACCTTAACGAAAAGTCGAAAACCTTACACAGGGTCATTATTGAGATAGCGAGTCATGAATTTAAAGGGATAACAGAGGAAAACCCTGAGAAAGCACTAAAAAGAATTGAAGAATTCACTGTAAACATTCCAGTTGAGAGGTTTATCAAAGTAACAGAGAGCTTTGCAGTAAGGGCCTTTAGAAAAGGGGAGCACACGATAACTAGCGTTGACATAGCAAGGGTCGTGGGGAAAGCGATATTTGACAGGCTTTCAAGGATTGGAAGTCCGATCGTTAACCTAGATCATCCCTCTACCATTGTTAGGGCCGAACTTATAAATGAAGCCTTCTTCTTAGGAATAGACACAACAGGTGATCATTCCCTCCATAGAAGACCCTGGCGCGTATACGATCATCCAGCCCACTTGAAAGCGAGCATAGCAAATGCCCTAATAGAGCTAGCTGAGGTAGAGGATGGAGCCTCCTTTATAGATCCTTTCTGCGGCTCAGGTACGATCCCAATAGAATTAGCCCTCAGAGGTTATCAAGGAAGAATAATATGCCTCGAAAAATTTGCAAAACATTTGAATGGAGCAAAAATGAATGCTTTAGCTGCTGGGGTTTTCGATAAGATTGAGTTCATAAAGGGAGATGCAAGGAGGTTAAGTAAGTATGTTGATGAAGTTGATTTTGCAGTTAGTAACCTTCCCTACGGATTAAAAATAGGACGAAAAAGCATGATTCCTTCCCTATATGAAAGGTTCTTCGATGAACTTTCTAAGGTGCTCCAAAAAAGAGGAGTTTTCATAACAACTGAAAAAGAGGCCATAGAGAAAGCCATTGAAGAAGTTGGGTTCAAAATAACTCATTATAGAATAATAGGGCACGGGGGGCTGAGGGTTCATACGTATGTAATAAGTTAG
- a CDS encoding GTPase: MKQKKAWAIVKEVIEEADIVVEVVDARDPIGTRNKKLERMVLESGKKLLLVMNKADLVPKEWAEEYKRKSEIPVVFISARERKGTGILRRELKKIAKMINKERVKVALIGYPNVGKSTIINVLKGKHSVGTAPIPGYTKGKQMIRLTKKIWLLDTPGVVPIDDFDELVIKGGFPADKIREPVKPALKLIRRILETRKEALTEKFNITEFEDEEDILRKIGERRGIIREGGVVDIEETARWFLREWQTGRFTLFSTEEKREEEYIESFDEILEIIKEQNLTDPRMIIWKFGNILEDYLGAERRFGAIKVGEFMIAIATGFKKCPNAIKFVERITRKNAVAAECFGKKWKGIVAILE; encoded by the coding sequence ATGAAACAGAAAAAAGCTTGGGCAATAGTGAAAGAGGTAATTGAGGAAGCCGACATAGTGGTCGAGGTAGTCGATGCTAGGGATCCCATTGGGACGAGAAATAAAAAACTTGAAAGGATGGTTTTAGAAAGCGGTAAAAAGCTCTTATTGGTTATGAATAAAGCTGATTTAGTGCCTAAAGAATGGGCCGAAGAGTACAAGAGAAAAAGCGAAATCCCAGTGGTTTTTATTTCAGCGAGAGAGAGGAAAGGAACTGGGATCCTTAGGAGGGAACTAAAGAAAATAGCAAAGATGATCAATAAAGAGAGGGTCAAGGTAGCATTAATAGGGTATCCAAACGTTGGAAAAAGTACGATAATAAATGTACTCAAAGGGAAACACTCCGTTGGAACGGCCCCAATACCAGGATATACAAAGGGTAAACAAATGATAAGGCTCACCAAGAAGATCTGGCTCTTAGATACTCCCGGAGTTGTTCCGATAGATGACTTTGATGAGCTAGTAATAAAAGGAGGTTTTCCAGCAGATAAAATAAGAGAACCGGTAAAGCCAGCCCTTAAGTTAATAAGGAGAATTTTAGAAACTAGGAAAGAGGCCTTAACCGAGAAGTTCAATATAACTGAATTTGAAGATGAAGAGGATATCCTGAGAAAAATTGGTGAGAGGAGGGGAATTATAAGGGAGGGTGGTGTGGTAGATATAGAGGAAACCGCGAGATGGTTCCTGAGAGAATGGCAAACAGGCAGATTTACACTCTTTAGCACAGAAGAAAAAAGAGAAGAGGAATATATAGAGAGCTTTGATGAAATTTTAGAAATAATAAAGGAGCAAAATCTAACGGATCCTAGGATGATTATTTGGAAGTTTGGAAATATCCTTGAGGATTATCTAGGAGCAGAAAGAAGGTTCGGAGCGATCAAAGTCGGGGAATTTATGATTGCAATAGCTACTGGATTTAAAAAGTGCCCCAATGCTATAAAATTTGTGGAAAGGATTACCAGGAAAAATGCGGTAGCAGCCGAATGCTTTGGAAAGAAATGGAAGGGTATAGTTGCAATATTGGAATAG
- a CDS encoding TIGR04076 family protein, whose translation MERLIIKVIEIRGKCPVFKVGDKIVIEGPEVKLNETDALCIHAFSSLLPYIIAFRKGVKPKEIGLGTENKAYIQCPDPGPPYTPGGTVVFEVTVVRDETEKSLGNSERGN comes from the coding sequence ATGGAAAGACTCATAATAAAGGTAATTGAGATAAGAGGGAAATGTCCCGTCTTTAAAGTTGGTGACAAAATTGTCATTGAGGGGCCAGAAGTAAAACTTAATGAAACAGATGCCTTATGTATTCATGCGTTCTCATCCTTATTACCCTACATAATAGCGTTCAGAAAAGGCGTGAAGCCAAAAGAAATAGGGCTTGGAACCGAGAATAAGGCCTACATCCAGTGTCCCGACCCTGGCCCCCCTTATACCCCAGGGGGTACCGTAGTCTTTGAAGTAACGGTGGTGAGGGATGAAACAGAAAAAAGCTTGGGCAATAGTGAAAGAGGTAATTGA
- a CDS encoding DUF515 domain-containing protein codes for MAEDIEEKIRRLRELGRAAAETEEQPPTPGPPKPPRRRVSRIGMFRERERRKRIIIGALVLTIVIVGAVISIYTYLESKAARELENAKKAKIAEVNKCFTGELANDTVKVQLINKILAAKSVKEVQSINVKAICEKRLQEIREAKRRAEEEKRLKELEALKNQTKENIKLAFEPLLQVRVPDELKAEIVSTLNALLAQVDAAKTKDEVLSISPDEYLLNLWKKVYFYRIDSIPTKDVILKRGTSMNIYTKEEAKEIIGKIGTLSELLQYSVKEVEFVQVALVLPRDSVVGGFLEPGDKIKIYARSNGTKFEEIVPEGRVSMVLFAASKINLYESETKTTSVSSSSSTTSQQSSLTNYAPGAETNYQTSQTSQTQASTTQTSSETISASYSYSVDLSEILKAIAAGKINDPEKVKAELEKYGWKVLDLERETNLMALPKNTEVLVLVEVPKDFVPKLLTYESSVVIAKITG; via the coding sequence GTGGCTGAAGATATTGAAGAAAAAATAAGGAGACTTAGAGAGCTTGGAAGAGCTGCCGCGGAGACTGAGGAACAACCTCCTACCCCAGGTCCTCCAAAACCTCCAAGAAGAAGAGTCTCTAGAATTGGCATGTTTAGAGAGAGGGAGAGGAGAAAAAGGATTATAATTGGAGCTTTAGTTCTTACGATTGTAATTGTTGGTGCTGTCATTAGCATTTATACGTATCTTGAAAGCAAGGCAGCTAGGGAATTAGAAAACGCTAAAAAGGCTAAAATAGCCGAGGTAAATAAGTGTTTTACTGGAGAATTGGCAAACGATACTGTTAAGGTTCAGTTGATAAATAAAATACTCGCGGCTAAGAGCGTCAAAGAAGTTCAGAGTATAAATGTTAAAGCAATTTGTGAGAAGCGTTTACAGGAGATAAGGGAAGCAAAGCGTCGCGCTGAGGAAGAGAAACGCCTGAAAGAATTGGAAGCATTGAAAAATCAGACTAAAGAGAATATCAAACTTGCTTTTGAGCCTCTTCTTCAGGTACGTGTTCCAGATGAATTAAAGGCCGAGATAGTTTCTACCCTCAACGCACTCCTGGCCCAGGTTGACGCCGCAAAGACGAAAGATGAAGTTCTCTCAATATCGCCTGATGAATACTTGCTCAATCTTTGGAAAAAGGTATATTTCTACAGGATCGACTCCATACCTACAAAGGATGTCATCCTGAAAAGGGGAACTTCCATGAATATATATACAAAGGAAGAGGCCAAGGAGATTATAGGAAAGATAGGAACATTATCTGAATTGCTTCAATACTCAGTTAAGGAGGTCGAATTCGTACAGGTCGCATTGGTTCTTCCGAGGGATAGTGTAGTGGGAGGATTTCTAGAGCCGGGCGATAAAATAAAGATATATGCTAGGAGCAATGGGACGAAATTTGAAGAAATAGTTCCAGAAGGTAGGGTCTCAATGGTGCTCTTTGCTGCTAGCAAAATTAACTTGTATGAATCAGAAACTAAGACAACTTCTGTCTCTTCCTCATCCTCGACGACATCTCAACAATCTTCATTAACAAACTATGCTCCTGGGGCAGAAACAAACTATCAAACTTCTCAAACTTCTCAGACACAAGCTTCTACGACTCAAACAAGTAGTGAGACTATATCAGCTTCGTACTCCTATTCTGTAGATCTCTCGGAGATACTTAAGGCAATAGCAGCCGGAAAAATAAATGATCCCGAAAAAGTTAAGGCCGAGCTAGAGAAGTACGGCTGGAAAGTTTTGGATTTAGAGCGTGAAACAAACTTAATGGCCCTTCCGAAGAATACAGAAGTGCTGGTCCTCGTTGAAGTTCCTAAGGATTTTGTCCCTAAGCTTCTTACCTATGAATCCTCTGTCGTCATAGCGAAGATTACGGGGTGA